The Cyclopterus lumpus isolate fCycLum1 chromosome 3, fCycLum1.pri, whole genome shotgun sequence genome includes the window TGGGTTGGAGGCAACTCCATCAGGATCTGAGGCAGAGGCCTGAACTGACCGCTGGTCAGCCAGCAGCCCAGGAGTCCACCGACTGCTCCACCTGGTGGAGACAcagcgggggggagggggtaaaGGGTCAGTCAGAGGGTCACAGCGGACACTGTTCTACCTGTCGGGAGAAGGGGACGAGGGCAGAGTACTTCCTTCTGTTACTGTTTGGTTCACTACCAGGTTACTAGGTTTTTCAATGAAATTTAGATTGTAGTCCTGATTGGCCAcataggaaagaaaaacaaactatgATATAtattgggggtggggggtgagtgGATGAGTTAAGGAGTCTCACAGCCAGAGGAAATAAACTGCTCTGCTGGTTCGTCAGCTGATACTTGTGTTTCTCGCTCAAGACGGCAACAGGTTGAACAGGTTGTAGCTATGGTGGACTTAACTTTTAATATTGCTTTCGCTATTCGATGGCGCCTCTTCTCACCAATACCACCATCCTGTCCTATGCCCTACACACCCACATGCAACGTTGTAATGTttccagtcaggatgctttctaTTGCTCCTTTGTTGACAATAACTTGGCACAGGAAGCTGCTAACTTGCTCCCCCTCAGCCCATGGGGATGTCTCTAAAATGATTGTTTTGTCCGACCGagagtcaaaaacaacaaaatgggGACTTGCAGCTTTTCTTTGGTTTCTTAGTCTTGTAGCAgacagttgtggttgtgcctCAGATGTGTCCTCTTAGTCATTAGTACGTCAGAAAAATAGGTCACAAAAACCATCTGTAGTATGTCCTCCAAAGTATTTATTCTTACCAACAGCAATCCCTGGAGGTCCTCCAAGTAGCGCGCCCACAAAGGCCGTTCCTCCGGCAACCATGGCGCCTTTGGTGGAGTTTTTTACTGCCACCTTGATCTGATCATGAGCCGATAGTTCGCAGCACAGACGCATTACATCATCCAATCGCAGAGCCATCCCTGTGCTGAGACACTGGCACGATAGGAAAGAGGACAGTCAACTATATTTTTAGTGAGCCAATAGCCACCATGGTTGTCACTTTTTAAAGCACAGTCCTTGAAATTATGGGGTCGAAGAAATCAAGTTGGCTGTCACTGGGAATATACAaactttattattgttaatgcCATGTCTACATACTGAAAGTGTTTACAACCTCTAATAACTAATCTGCTTTAATGGGATCGGTGAGTTTGCTCAAAGCCATCCCATCAAAACCCTACAGTGATGTGATcgtacacaaatacaaactgtgTGCTTTGGTTTCTCCTGGAATGGCGACAATACATTTGGTTTCACTTTTACTTGTCCCGGTTCAAAATAGCCTAAGCGGCACAAAAACAACTCTAACatcatacatattttattacattacatgtgatttagctgacgcttttatccaaagcgacttacaataagtgcattaaaccatgagtccaaacctagaacaagaatcaagcaagtacaatttcttcaataacgttaaactacagagtactatccgtaagtgccatttaagtgctactaaaagtgctatcggtaagggacatttaagtgctactagagtgctactacggctctaccttccctattcaatgtatagtcgaaaaagatgtgtttttagtttgcgattTTTAGATGCTTTTACACTGCGGGTACCTCGAATGACAACTTGGATGCTATTAAGTCTTAAAAGTATCTCAAGTCAAATCATCCGCGTTTTATTGATGCTTTGCAACATCcgcctatttatttatttttaaatgacctgGTTTTTGAATTAGTTTTGTCGACTAACTTTCTAAACTTGATATAAGCTCACTTAATGTACGCGTGATATGCTGACATGCTtccaacatgtgtttttgtttgtttatttgtttagaaGATAACTCCACGCAAAGTGGGGTTAACGCTAAATCGACAAGGATCTTCTTAAATGCAACACGTGCTCATGTTTCGTTTCTATTTCAATACCGAACCAAATAATTCTTCCCAACTACCTTCGGATTTCTTCGTCTCCATTTAAGAGACAGAAGAGGGCTCACGCCGCCCTGACCCTCAAGACCTGTCTACATTGTTACCTTCAGTCCTGAATGTACTACCAGGTGGTAGTGTGTGCTCTCGGCGCTGTTAAAATGCAGTCAACCAAACTTCTTTGCTACTACTGCACTCTTTGTGCCCTCCCTGACTGGCGGTCGCCCCACTTCCtgctttccaaaaaaaaaagctatcaGAGAGTATATACCGGACAATCAAGGCAAGAAGAGTATTTTCATCAGAATGCCGGCTGCGTTATGTATATGGTCCGGTATCATcgcttctccccttctctcggCCGGTCTAGTTACAATATTACCCCCTTTGACACCAAAAAGGCGATGGCGAGGGGTTTACTAAATAAATTATTCTTATATTAGCACATTTAACGCTTGCGCATTAAAGAAACGGGTCGTTTTTGTGTAGGGGGTGAACTATCTGGATTTAGTAGGGTTTTCAAACTCTTCAAAGATCAGTTAGCTAGCCTGTCCGTACTTTGTGACGTAACGCTatttactttgttactttgtcCACAGCCCATTCCCTCATTCACTTACATTAATAACTATTGATTACGTCTTTAATTTATGGGAATGGTTGTAGCATTACTGTCCAGTTTTACAGCAATAAACGGAGTATTTAAAACTATTAGTCCACGGTAGATATCACTTTTTGCACGTCATTTTCGGCGTTTGTACTCTCGCTTCCTCTTCCACTGTTACATGTGTGTAACTATCACGTGTCAACGCTGAGAGTGTGAGAAGGCCGTGGACGTGAAAATGCGGAAAAAAACCCGCAGCCCGTATAGTAAGAAGgatgaaacatggagaaaaaaacaacaaacgtACTATTTCCGTCGACGCGGACGTTTCAAATGTCACTTCCTCATTACGTCAGcgacgcagagaaggagagagcggGTTGGCTGGTGGGTACGTGACGCGCACACGCCCCGCCTTATTTGGGCTGGGTTACGTTGAGCTTCCAGGACTCCCGGAGGACTCTCGTTGATAAACAACTTCGACATCAAAACAGCAACATAGCGGGACGACGGCCACACCCGGAGACCAACACACGTCTGTTTCTTGACCAGGTACGTCAAAATGCACACCTCCGAGCTTTTACTGGGCTTTTATGAGCCCCGTATTGCATGTATATGTTGTGTCTTTATATAAGTAAAGTACAGTACAAACAGTACAGTTCTTTCCACATCCGCAAAGTTCACCCGACGCGAGGAGCTGCGATTACAATAAATAAAGCGACAATAATAGCTGAGCAGGcggtcagctgtgtgtgtgtgtgtgtgtgtgtgtgtgtgtgtgtgtgtgtgtgtgtgtgtgtgtgtgtgtgtgtgtgtgtgtgtgtgtgtgtgtgtgtgtgtgtgtgtgtgtgtgtgtgtgtgtgtgtgtgtgtgtgtgtgtgtgtgtgtgtgtgtgtgtgtgtgtgcgtgctttaAACAGACTTTAAACAGACTAGGCTTTAAACAGACTAGGAAAACACAGGTCCTCTTGTAACATTCCTTTGCAATCAGCTGACAAGGAATCAACAAGTAAACATTGCACCTTCCCACATCGTATTGTTTCAATGGGATGCCGCCACTGTCTCCGATTACTACTTTGATGAGCTTCTTCGCTCATTGTGACAGGCCATATTCATCAGTTGTGCTTGTAAAGACAGTGAAATGCTGCCTAGCAATAGCAAAGAGACTCGAGTATCTTAGGCCCAAGAGATTGGAGGGACTAACTAGATGTTAGAACAGGGAGTGGAAGGGTCATCCCTTTGGGACAAAAGGGTCAGCTGCAGTGTGAGGGTCAAAgtgacttcctcttcttcccggAAGAAATCTGAGCCAGCATCCCAGATTATACAATATGGCAGCAATCGGTGTAATTGCAGCCTCTTGTGTCACCCTGTTCCCCCTCACCTGTTTCCCCCTGACTAGGCGTCATAGCGACATCAAAACTCTGAGCTTGGCGCATTGGAAGCTGTCCTTGATGCTGAGCAGGCAGGTGTCCACAGAAGACGCTGTCTTTATTGGTGACCACCTCAAGGGGGAGCACTTGCGTTGCTTAACCTGCCAAAGACACGAGCAAGCGAGGCAGAGGACGGATCCTCAGATCAACCCGGTGATCCCTTTCTCATCTCCAATAGGGATTCGTTTCGATGTGGTCTGCTGAAAGGAAACTCTCCGAGCTGCTCCACTGTGTCTTTGGAGCATTTTGTACGATCCACATGACCACTTGTTAATTTTTTCCCCCCAGATTGCAATAGAGGCACCAAGATGATCGGCAAGATTCTCTCTCATCTGCTCGGGAACGCCGGCGAGGAGTTTGAGGTGGCGGATGGCGCCTACCAAGAGCTGATGGAGTTTGAGGAGGGAGGATGGGTAATTGTTGACGTCCTAGGTGAGAAACGGACCTGGCCGGCGTGAACACCAACAAAGAGCTTCATCCACACCCGTATGTGAAAACAGATCTGCTTGAACTGGGGGTGTTGTTTTCTGTACAGAGAGCGGGCCGCTGACGGCCTCCGAGGTGGACCCCCTGGAGAACCTGCTGATCGAGCACCCCAGCATGTCCGTCTACCAGATGAGATGCGGTGCGGGGGGAGCGGAGGAGGAGCTTGGCTccgaggaagacgaag containing:
- the LOC117749004 gene encoding protein C19orf12 homolog; translation: MALRLDDVMRLCCELSAHDQIKVAVKNSTKGAMVAGGTAFVGALLGGPPGIAVGGAVGGLLGCWLTSGQFRPLPQILMELPPTQRQKLYDQVAAILNNLDWTDAAQLIALVMGNATLQQQVTAVLLNYVTKELQAEVRYKD
- the si:ch211-260e23.9 gene encoding tumor protein p53-inducible nuclear protein 2; its protein translation is MIGKILSHLLGNAGEEFEVADGAYQELMEFEEGGWVIVDVLESGPLTASEVDPLENLLIEHPSMSVYQMRCGAGGAEEELGSEEDEEEDTSRPVAVRRHVSWRLAAWGIPLLCNVQLLAVQRAGTQAERKKLSRSALHRQNLAKAHFSPAERRYGRFKQPCQRLCNY